In Leptotrichia sp. oral taxon 221, the DNA window TTTTTGTAATTTTTAATTTAAAAATTTTTACTCAAAAAATAAATTTACTTATTAAAAATATTTTACAAATTTTATGAAATACATTTTTATATAAAACATATTTTTAAAATTTCAAATTTAAAAAATTTTTAGAAAATAAATCAATTCTCAAAAATATAAAAAATATATTTTTAAATTAAATCTTTCTACAAAATATTTTTATTAATTTTTATTTTCAAAAATATAATTTACAATTTTGTTTAAAAAAATTTTTCTAAAATAATAAAAAGTAAAAATCCTTTTACAAATTTTATTTTTTTAATTTAAAATATTGAAAAAGTATCAAATACTTCTTGACTTTTTTTGAAAATTTGTTTATTATATATCGTAAACAGTTTATTAAAAAATGTTATTTAAAAATGTAAATAAATAAACTAGTAAAAATAAAATTAATTTTAGAAAGGAAGAGAGATGACAAAAAGAACATATCAACCAAATAAAAGAAAAAGAAAAAAAGACCACGGATTTAGATTAAGAATGAAAACTAAAAGTGGAAGAAATGTATTAAAAAGAAGAAGAGCAAAAGGAAGAGCTAAATTATCAGCATAACCCGGTGAATAAAAAGCAGCACCGGGCTTTTTAAAACAGAAAAGAGTTAAGAGAAAATGTCTATAAAAAAAATAAAAAATTCAAAAGAGTTTTCTTTAGTTTACAATAATTCAAAAAAAATTTATACAAAATATGCGATTGTTTTCGTAAGGAATAATGAAAATGAGGAACAAAGATTCGGATTTGTTGCAAGTAAGAAGACTGGAAATGCTGTTCAAAGAAATAGAATAAAAAGACTTTTTAGAGAATTTGTAAAAGAAAATGGGCAGAATTTAAAAAAGAATTCGGATTATGTGTTTGTAGGCAAATCAATTTTGAAAGAAAATATAAAAAATATAAAATATAAAGATATTGAAAAAGATTTATTGAAGGTGACGAGAAAATGAAACAAATTCTATTGTTTTTAATTAAAATTTATCAGAATTTTTTTTCAGGAGCTTTTGGTAGAAGATGTAGGTTTTACCCAACCTGTTCTGAATATTCAAGACAAGCAATTACAAAATATGGAGCGATTAAAGGAACTTTTTTGAGTGTAAAAAGAATACTGAAGTGTCATCCATTTCATAAAGGTGGATACGATCCCTTAAAATAAAATAATATGGAGGAACTAATTCATGTTTAAAATACCGTTTTTGGTAGATTTAGCAGTAAATTTATTAAAAGGAATTACTAATATAGTTGGAAATTATGGTGTTGCGATAATTATTTTAACTATAATGATGAGAATATTAATATTTCCATTGACTTTAAAGCAAGAGAAGTCGATGAAAAAAATGAGAGAAATTCAACCAGAATTGGATAAATTGAAAGAGAAATATAAAGATAATCCGCAAGAATTTCAAAAAAGAACAGCGGAAGTTTATAAGGAAAATGGGGTAAATCCATTAGGTGGATGTTTGCCATTGTTAATTCAAATGCCAATATTTGTGGCTTTATATTATGCGCTTATTGGAAATGCAATCCCTAATGATGCAACTTTTTTATGGTTTAATTTGAAAAAACCAGATGCGTTATTTCAAATTACAAATACATTGTCGTTTAATTTGTTGCCAATTTTAAATACAGCAGCAACTTTTGTACAACAAAAAATTATGACTGGTAGCACAGGTGATAAGCAAGAAAATAATCCAATGCAATCAATGCTTTATACAATGCCATTGATGATGTTATTTATTTTCTATAGAATGCCTTCGGGAGTAACTTTATACTACTTATTCTCAACGATTTTTTCTGTTATTCAACAATATTTCATTATGAAAGGAAGAAATTAGGTAATGGATAAAATAATCTTAAAAGCACAAAATGAAGAAGAATTAAACAGTATGATAAAAAGATCGCTTACTTTAGGAGAGGACGAAACTTATAAAGTAAAGGTCTTAAAATATCCTAAAAAGATATTGTTTGTTAGTATAAAAGGTGAATATGAAGTAGAAATAGTGAAAAAATCTCAAGTTGAGGATTTGAAAAATGAGCACTTGAAAAAAAGAGAAAGTAAAAATGAAAATATTACTTTAAAACCTAGATTACAAACTAAAAATGAAAATAAAGAAAATGACAAAAAAAATTCTGAAAGAAGAAATTCTAGTTCAAAAGATTTTCAAAAAAATAAAATTGTAAAAAGAAAAGAAGAAAACAAAGAAACTGTATTAGAAAAACAAATTGATGCTAATGATGCAAATGTTAGCAAAATTAGAAGTTTTATAAAAGAGTTTTTGGTTAATTCTAAATTGGAAATAGTAATAGTTGATATCGCTAAAGAAGGTGACAAATATATTGTTAATGTGGATGGAAAAGATATGAGATATTTAATTGGTGAAAAAGGAAGTTCATTGAATAGTATTGAGTATTTGTTAAGTTCAGTTAAATCTTTAAAACATTTGAAAGTTGTTATTGATTCAAATAATTACAAACAAAAAAGAGAAGCTTCTTTGAGAGAATTAGCTAGAAAAAAAGGTAAAAAAGTGTTGGATTCAGGAAAAACTGTAAAATTGAATCCTATGTCAGCTAGAGAAAGAAAGATAATACATGAAGAAATATCATTTATCAAAGGGTTAGAAACTGAAAGTGTAGGAGAAGATCCTAAAAGATATTTGGTAATTAAAAAAACAAAAAATAAATAGAATGAGGTATGACGATGTTATTTGATACAATTGCAGCAATTTCAACGCCTAAAGGTGAAGGTGGAATTGGTATAATAAGAATATCGGGAGATAAATCATTTGAAATTTTAGATAAAATATTTAAGCCTAAAAACCCAAATAGAGATTTGGGTTTTTATCAGTTTAATTATGGATTTATTCACGATGGAGAAAAAGTAATAGATGAATCGATGGTTGTGAGAATGAAGGCACCGAAAACATATACTTGTGAGGATGTTGTTGAGATTAATTGTCATGGTGGACAATTTGTTACTCAAAAGGTGTTGGAATTGGTTCTTAAAAATGGTGCTAGACATGCTGAGCAAGGGGAATTTACAAAAAGAGCATTTATGAATGGGAGAATTGATTTGTCGCAAGCAGAGGCGGTAATGGACTTGATACAAGGGAAAACTGAGAAGAGTATCTCGCTTTCTTTAGATCAATTGAGAGGAGATTTGAGGGATAAGATTAATAGCTTTAAAAAGGCGTTGCTGGATATTACGGCGCATGTTAATGTTGTTTTGGATTATCCTGAGGAAGGGATTGATGATCCGTTGCCAGTTGAGTTAAGAGATAACTTAGAGGCGGTTTATGAAGAGGCTACTCGACTTATAGAATCTTATGATAAAGGTAAAAAAATAAAAGAGGGGATAAAAACAGTTATTGTTGGAAAACCAAATGTTGGGAAGTCTACGCTTTTAAATTCGTTGTTGAGGGAAGAGAGAGCGATAGTAACTCATGTTGCGGGAACTACGAGAGATGTGATTGAGGAAGTTATTAACATAAAAGGGATTCCGTTAGTATTAGTAGATACGGCTGGAATTAGACAGACAGATGATATTGTTGAAAATATTGGTGTTGAAAAATCGAAGGAATTTATTGAAAAAGCTGATTTAGTGTTATTGGTTTTGGATGCCTCGAGAGAATTGGAAGATGAAGACCGTGAAGTAATTAATCAGATTAATGAAAATCATAAAAAAGTAATTGTTTTATTGAATAAAATTGATTTGGAAAGAAAAATCGATTTGGATGAATATAATTTTGAAAATATTGTGGAAATTTCAGCACAAAAAAATGTTGGAATTGAGGATATGGAAGAAAAAATTTATTCGTTCATTGTAGATGAAAAGGTGGAAGATTCGTCTGAAAAATTGATAATTACTAATGTTCGGCATAAAACGGCACTTGAAAAGACGAAGGATGCGATAAGAAATATTTTTGAAACAATAGATATGGGACTTCCGATGGATTTGATTTCTGTGGACTTAAAAGAGGCGCTAGATTCATTGTCTGAAATTACTGGAGAAATTTCT includes these proteins:
- the yidD gene encoding membrane protein insertion efficiency factor YidD; this translates as MKQILLFLIKIYQNFFSGAFGRRCRFYPTCSEYSRQAITKYGAIKGTFLSVKRILKCHPFHKGGYDPLK
- the rpmH gene encoding 50S ribosomal protein L34 — encoded protein: MTKRTYQPNKRKRKKDHGFRLRMKTKSGRNVLKRRRAKGRAKLSA
- the rnpA gene encoding ribonuclease P protein component, translating into MSIKKIKNSKEFSLVYNNSKKIYTKYAIVFVRNNENEEQRFGFVASKKTGNAVQRNRIKRLFREFVKENGQNLKKNSDYVFVGKSILKENIKNIKYKDIEKDLLKVTRK
- the mnmE gene encoding tRNA uridine-5-carboxymethylaminomethyl(34) synthesis GTPase MnmE — its product is MLFDTIAAISTPKGEGGIGIIRISGDKSFEILDKIFKPKNPNRDLGFYQFNYGFIHDGEKVIDESMVVRMKAPKTYTCEDVVEINCHGGQFVTQKVLELVLKNGARHAEQGEFTKRAFMNGRIDLSQAEAVMDLIQGKTEKSISLSLDQLRGDLRDKINSFKKALLDITAHVNVVLDYPEEGIDDPLPVELRDNLEAVYEEATRLIESYDKGKKIKEGIKTVIVGKPNVGKSTLLNSLLREERAIVTHVAGTTRDVIEEVINIKGIPLVLVDTAGIRQTDDIVENIGVEKSKEFIEKADLVLLVLDASRELEDEDREVINQINENHKKVIVLLNKIDLERKIDLDEYNFENIVEISAQKNVGIEDMEEKIYSFIVDEKVEDSSEKLIITNVRHKTALEKTKDAIRNIFETIDMGLPMDLISVDLKEALDSLSEITGEISSEDILDHVFGNFCVGK
- a CDS encoding R3H domain-containing nucleic acid-binding protein produces the protein MDKIILKAQNEEELNSMIKRSLTLGEDETYKVKVLKYPKKILFVSIKGEYEVEIVKKSQVEDLKNEHLKKRESKNENITLKPRLQTKNENKENDKKNSERRNSSSKDFQKNKIVKRKEENKETVLEKQIDANDANVSKIRSFIKEFLVNSKLEIVIVDIAKEGDKYIVNVDGKDMRYLIGEKGSSLNSIEYLLSSVKSLKHLKVVIDSNNYKQKREASLRELARKKGKKVLDSGKTVKLNPMSARERKIIHEEISFIKGLETESVGEDPKRYLVIKKTKNK
- a CDS encoding YidC/Oxa1 family membrane protein insertase, whose protein sequence is MFKIPFLVDLAVNLLKGITNIVGNYGVAIIILTIMMRILIFPLTLKQEKSMKKMREIQPELDKLKEKYKDNPQEFQKRTAEVYKENGVNPLGGCLPLLIQMPIFVALYYALIGNAIPNDATFLWFNLKKPDALFQITNTLSFNLLPILNTAATFVQQKIMTGSTGDKQENNPMQSMLYTMPLMMLFIFYRMPSGVTLYYLFSTIFSVIQQYFIMKGRN